One Amycolatopsis sp. NBC_00355 genomic window carries:
- a CDS encoding cobalamin-binding protein → MRIVSLLPAATDIVATLGLVPDLVGRTHECDWPPGEVEHIPVVTRAEFDPDALSSREISEAVGGARHSGSALYTLDSAQLAAARPDVVLTQDLCDVCAVSYQRVSEAVRTLDTGPLVVSLEPATIDGVLDCLRRVGDVLGVPERAEAEIAKLRKRLDAVQPVSEAPRVVALEWLDPIWPAGHWVPEQIALAGGEPLLAKAGEHTRPIEWDAVVDAQPDVLLLLPCGFPPERTRAELPALAKRPGWAGLPAVRDNRVHVLDGPACFNRPGPRVVDGAEILAEVFRGVRR, encoded by the coding sequence ATGCGGATCGTCTCGCTGCTGCCCGCCGCGACCGACATCGTCGCGACACTCGGCCTGGTGCCCGATCTCGTCGGGCGGACGCACGAATGCGACTGGCCGCCGGGCGAGGTCGAGCACATCCCCGTGGTGACGCGGGCCGAGTTCGACCCGGACGCGCTGTCCAGCCGGGAGATCTCCGAAGCCGTCGGCGGCGCGCGGCACAGCGGGTCCGCGCTCTACACCCTCGACAGCGCGCAGCTGGCCGCGGCGCGCCCCGACGTCGTCCTCACGCAGGACCTCTGCGACGTCTGCGCGGTCTCCTACCAGCGGGTGTCCGAGGCGGTGCGGACGCTGGACACCGGGCCGCTGGTCGTCAGCCTCGAGCCCGCGACGATCGACGGCGTCCTCGACTGCCTCCGCCGCGTCGGTGACGTCCTCGGCGTCCCGGAGCGGGCCGAGGCCGAGATCGCGAAGCTGCGGAAACGCCTCGACGCCGTCCAGCCAGTCTCCGAAGCACCCCGTGTCGTCGCCTTGGAATGGCTCGATCCGATCTGGCCGGCCGGGCACTGGGTGCCGGAGCAGATCGCCCTGGCCGGAGGCGAGCCGCTGCTGGCGAAGGCCGGGGAGCACACCCGGCCGATCGAGTGGGACGCCGTCGTCGACGCCCAGCCCGACGTGCTGCTCCTGCTCCCCTGCGGCTTCCCGCCGGAACGCACCCGCGCCGAACTCCCCGCGCTGGCGAAACGCCCGGGCTGGGCCGGGCTGCCCGCCGTCCGCGACAACCGGGTCCACGTCCTCGACGGCCCCGCCTGCTTCAACCGCCCCGGGCCGCGAGTGGTCGACGGTGCCGAAATCCTCGCCGAGGTGTTCCGGGGAGTCAGGCGGTGA
- a CDS encoding calcium:proton antiporter, translating into MAALRSFLTSWTSVTPVLGVVVLAVAWGRDLGPVFVAVVAIALGATVLSAVHHAEVVAHRVGEPFGSLVLAVAVTVIEVALIVTMMVSGGPEATSLARDTVFAAVMITTNGIVGISLLVGARRYGSTLFNPEGSGAAMATVATLATLSLVLPSFTSSTPGPAFSPAQLTFAALASLVLYGMFVLNQTVRHRDFFLPVAADGEVKEDDHAEPPTDKAALGSLALLLVALVAVVGLAKVESPAIEAGVSAAGFPQSFVGVVIALLVLLPETLAATRAARRDRMQISLNLAYGSAIASIGLTIPAIALASIWLPGQLLLGLGSTQIVLLALTVVVSVLTVVPGRATRLQGGVHLVLLAGFLVLAVNP; encoded by the coding sequence ATGGCCGCCCTGAGATCCTTCCTGACGTCCTGGACCTCCGTCACCCCGGTGCTGGGGGTGGTCGTGCTGGCGGTGGCCTGGGGCCGCGACCTCGGGCCGGTTTTCGTGGCCGTCGTCGCGATCGCGCTCGGGGCGACCGTGCTCTCGGCGGTGCACCACGCGGAGGTCGTCGCCCACCGGGTGGGTGAACCGTTCGGGTCGCTGGTGCTCGCGGTCGCCGTGACGGTCATCGAGGTCGCGCTGATCGTCACGATGATGGTCTCCGGCGGCCCGGAAGCGACGTCGCTGGCGCGCGACACCGTGTTCGCCGCGGTGATGATCACGACCAACGGCATCGTCGGCATCTCACTGCTCGTCGGCGCGCGGCGCTACGGCTCGACGCTGTTCAACCCGGAGGGCAGCGGCGCGGCGATGGCCACGGTCGCGACCCTGGCCACGCTGAGCCTGGTGCTGCCGTCGTTCACCTCCAGCACGCCCGGCCCGGCGTTCTCCCCGGCCCAGCTGACCTTCGCCGCGCTCGCGTCGCTGGTGCTCTACGGGATGTTCGTGCTGAACCAGACCGTCCGCCACCGCGACTTCTTCCTCCCGGTGGCCGCCGACGGCGAAGTCAAGGAGGACGACCACGCCGAGCCGCCGACGGACAAGGCCGCGCTCGGCAGTCTCGCGCTGCTGCTGGTGGCGCTGGTCGCGGTGGTCGGCCTGGCCAAGGTGGAGTCCCCGGCGATCGAGGCCGGGGTCAGCGCCGCCGGGTTCCCGCAGTCGTTCGTCGGCGTCGTGATCGCGTTGCTGGTGCTGCTCCCGGAGACCCTCGCCGCGACCCGCGCGGCCCGGCGCGACCGGATGCAGATCAGCCTCAACCTGGCCTACGGCTCGGCGATCGCGAGCATCGGCCTGACGATCCCGGCGATCGCCCTCGCGTCGATCTGGCTGCCGGGCCAGCTGCTGCTCGGCCTGGGCTCGACGCAGATCGTGCTGCTCGCGCTGACCGTGGTGGTCAGCGTCCTGACGGTGGTCCCGGGCCGCGCGACCCGCCTCCAGGGCGGCGTCCACCTGGTCCTGCTGGCCGGCTTCCTGGTCCTGGCCGTGAACCCCTGA
- the mftC gene encoding mycofactocin radical SAM maturase (MftC is a radical SAM/SPASM enzyme that catalyzes the first two steps in biosynthesis of the electron carrier mycofactocin from the terminal Val-Tyr dipeptide of the precursor peptide MftA.): protein MSVPALVDQFKYGLTAPICLTWEWTYACNLACEHCLSSSGRRDPRELSTAEIKAVIDELERMQVFYVNVGGGEPTVRSDFWELLDYAIAHHVGIKFSTNGVKITPERAKQLASTDYVDVQISLDGATREVNDAVRGPGSYDLAMRALKNLADAGMKDFKISVVMTRHNVSQLDGFKRIADGFGAQLRITRLRPSGRGADVWDDLHPTAEQQFELYDWLVAHGEGVLTGDSFFHLNALGSTPLPGLNLCGAGRVVCLIDPVGDVYACPFAIHDAFKAGNVRGAGFGPVWRDSALFADLRRPQTGGACSSCAAYDSCQGGCMAAKFFTGLPLDGPDPECVKGHGEHALSTRDTVGLPKASQDHSRTGRRTSVLLGLPAVRVPDRACDTSPLAELL, encoded by the coding sequence GTGAGCGTTCCCGCTCTGGTCGACCAGTTCAAGTACGGCCTCACCGCGCCCATCTGCCTCACCTGGGAGTGGACCTACGCCTGCAACCTGGCGTGCGAGCACTGCCTGTCGTCCTCGGGCCGGCGCGACCCGCGCGAGCTGTCGACCGCCGAGATCAAGGCGGTGATCGACGAGCTGGAGCGGATGCAGGTCTTCTACGTCAACGTCGGCGGCGGCGAGCCGACCGTCCGGAGCGACTTCTGGGAGCTCCTCGACTACGCGATCGCCCACCACGTCGGCATCAAGTTCTCCACCAACGGCGTCAAGATCACCCCGGAGCGCGCGAAGCAGCTGGCGAGCACGGACTACGTCGACGTCCAGATCTCGCTCGACGGCGCCACCCGCGAGGTCAACGACGCCGTGCGCGGCCCGGGCTCCTACGACCTGGCGATGCGGGCCCTGAAGAACCTCGCCGACGCCGGGATGAAGGACTTCAAGATCTCCGTCGTGATGACCCGGCACAACGTCTCGCAGCTCGACGGGTTCAAGCGCATCGCCGACGGCTTCGGCGCGCAGCTGCGGATCACCCGGCTGCGCCCGTCCGGCCGCGGCGCCGACGTCTGGGACGACCTGCACCCGACCGCGGAGCAGCAGTTCGAGCTGTACGACTGGCTGGTGGCCCACGGCGAAGGTGTGCTGACAGGCGACTCGTTCTTCCACCTCAACGCGCTCGGCTCGACGCCCCTGCCCGGGCTGAACCTGTGCGGCGCGGGCCGGGTGGTCTGCCTGATCGACCCGGTCGGCGACGTCTACGCCTGCCCGTTCGCCATCCACGACGCGTTCAAGGCGGGCAACGTCCGCGGTGCCGGCTTCGGCCCGGTGTGGCGCGACTCGGCGTTGTTCGCCGACCTGCGCCGGCCGCAGACCGGCGGCGCGTGCTCGTCGTGCGCGGCCTACGACAGCTGCCAGGGCGGCTGCATGGCGGCGAAGTTCTTCACCGGCCTGCCCCTGGACGGCCCGGACCCCGAGTGCGTCAAGGGCCACGGCGAGCACGCACTGTCCACACGCGACACAGTCGGGCTGCCGAAGGCGAGCCAGGACCACTCCCGCACCGGGAGGCGCACGAGTGTCCTGCTGGGCCTGCCGGCGGTGCGCGTCCCCGACCGGGCGTGCGACACCAGCCCGCTCGCCGAGCTGCTCTGA
- the mftB gene encoding mycofactocin biosynthesis chaperone MftB (MftB, a small protein, is a peptide chaperone that assists the radical SAM enzyme MftC in performing two modifications to the C-terminal Val-Tyr dipeptide of the mycofactocin precursor peptide, MftA. MftB's role is analogous to the role of PqqD in the biosynthesis of PQQ, a cofactor that derives entirely from a Tyr and a Glu in the precursor PqqA.) has protein sequence MSTETSTEDTQVNLDAAYRLNPQVALRPEPFGALAYHFGNRKLSFLKSPDLVAFVRELATHASLRDALDAAELGETRRASFLKALESLVATDMIVEDP, from the coding sequence GTGTCTACTGAGACGTCCACAGAGGACACCCAGGTGAACCTCGACGCCGCGTACCGGCTCAACCCGCAGGTGGCGCTGCGCCCCGAACCGTTCGGGGCGCTCGCCTACCACTTCGGGAACCGCAAGCTGTCGTTCCTCAAGTCCCCGGACCTCGTGGCGTTCGTCCGCGAGCTGGCGACCCACGCCAGCCTGCGCGACGCGCTCGACGCGGCCGAGCTCGGGGAGACCCGCCGCGCGAGCTTCCTGAAAGCACTGGAATCCCTCGTCGCCACCGACATGATCGTGGAGGACCCGTGA
- the mftA gene encoding mycofactocin precursor MftA (Mycofactocin is a small molecule electron carrier derived from the final two amino acids, Val-Tyr, of MftA, the mycofactocin precursor. It plays a role in redox homeostasis and the metabolism of alcohols and aldehydes in Actinobacteria, including Mycobacterium tuberculosis.): MAEQTPDIQEPIEEPVEELLVEEVSIDGMCGVY, encoded by the coding sequence ATGGCCGAGCAAACCCCGGACATCCAGGAGCCGATCGAGGAGCCTGTCGAAGAGCTGCTCGTCGAAGAAGTCTCGATCGACGGTATGTGCGGTGTCTACTGA
- a CDS encoding NDMA-dependent alcohol dehydrogenase, protein MKTKAAVLFDAGKPFELMELDLDGPGPGEVLIKYTAAGLCHSDLHLIDNDLVPRFPIIGGHEGAGIIEDVGPGVTKVAPGDHVVCSFIPNCGTCRYCSTGRQNLCDMGATILDGHMPDGTFRFHGGGQDFGAMCMLGTFSERATISQHSVVKVDDWLPLETAVLVGCGVPTGWATANYAGGVRAGDTTVVYGIGGIGINAVQGAAHAGAKYVVAVDPVEFKREAALKFGATHAFATAAEAAEKVNELTWGQLADQALITVGTVEEDVVSQAFDVVGKGGTVVITGLANPEKLTVHVSGGVMTLFEKTIKGTLFGSANPQYDIVRLLRLYDAGKLKLDELVTRKYTLDQVNEGYQDLRDGKNIRGVIVHAQ, encoded by the coding sequence GTGAAGACCAAGGCAGCCGTACTGTTCGATGCCGGGAAGCCGTTCGAGCTGATGGAACTCGACCTCGACGGCCCCGGGCCGGGCGAGGTGCTGATCAAGTACACCGCCGCCGGGTTGTGCCACTCGGATCTGCACCTGATCGACAACGACCTCGTACCGCGGTTCCCGATCATCGGCGGGCACGAGGGCGCCGGGATCATCGAGGACGTCGGCCCCGGCGTCACCAAGGTGGCACCCGGCGACCACGTCGTGTGCAGCTTCATCCCGAACTGCGGCACCTGCCGCTACTGCTCCACCGGCCGGCAGAACCTGTGCGACATGGGCGCCACCATCCTCGACGGCCACATGCCCGACGGCACCTTCCGCTTCCACGGCGGCGGCCAGGACTTCGGCGCGATGTGCATGCTCGGCACGTTCTCCGAGCGCGCCACCATCTCGCAGCACTCGGTCGTCAAGGTCGACGACTGGCTGCCGCTGGAGACCGCCGTGCTCGTCGGCTGCGGCGTCCCGACCGGGTGGGCCACCGCCAACTACGCCGGCGGCGTCCGGGCCGGCGACACCACCGTCGTCTACGGCATCGGCGGCATCGGCATCAACGCCGTGCAGGGCGCCGCGCACGCCGGCGCGAAGTACGTCGTCGCCGTCGACCCCGTCGAGTTCAAGCGCGAGGCCGCGCTCAAGTTCGGCGCGACCCACGCGTTCGCCACCGCCGCCGAGGCCGCGGAGAAGGTCAACGAACTCACCTGGGGCCAGCTGGCCGACCAGGCGCTGATCACCGTCGGCACCGTCGAAGAGGACGTCGTCAGCCAGGCGTTCGACGTCGTCGGCAAGGGCGGCACCGTCGTCATCACCGGGCTCGCCAACCCTGAGAAACTCACCGTGCACGTCTCCGGCGGCGTGATGACGCTGTTCGAGAAGACGATCAAGGGCACGCTGTTCGGCTCGGCGAACCCGCAGTACGACATCGTGCGCCTGCTGCGGCTCTACGACGCCGGGAAGCTCAAGCTCGACGAGCTGGTGACCCGCAAGTACACCCTCGACCAGGTCAACGAGGGCTACCAGGACCTGCGCGACGGCAAGAACATCCGCGGCGTCATCGTCCACGCCCAGTGA
- a CDS encoding sigma-54-dependent Fis family transcriptional regulator produces the protein MDLRNEIAQSWRRAELSGLSPGSAVDRLDVTDVDSRSRLLRAASPVLDELARQLAGTRFCVVLADHECRIVARRFTERSVELALEDISAVPGCQFLEERTGTNALATPFETRRGVAVDGGEHFLEAMKQFTCYGHPLTHPATRRLVGVLDITGPAGDANPLLGPFLRRAVSDIERRLLDGAKLAEQQLLAAFQSVQHRACAVLALGQNVVLANTAATELVDTADHRLLQELGRTRRGVRRIRLTSGTPVEVRVEAVSANAGLLFELAPVRPASPVVSRPPGPRELFPTAVEDRLRHAGRARRRVLICGEPGAGRSTAARVVAGEAPVLEFDASDVVSGAASWCASVETAAGVDGLVVIDGIQLLPPLAAVRLARLLDTTTAWFALVSGPASELHGEQATLASRAHRRIELPPLRERRDEIPSIARSLLRDFGASLRLTPGALELLGSQQWPGNLRELAGVLSAAADRRSAGDLTAEDVAPGCVSTAPGAALSGWEQAEYDVIVRTLRACGGNKVHAAKQLGISRSTLYNRMRALRVR, from the coding sequence GTGGACCTGCGGAACGAGATCGCGCAGTCGTGGCGGCGGGCCGAGCTGTCCGGGCTCTCCCCCGGGTCAGCCGTCGACCGGCTCGACGTCACCGACGTCGACAGCCGCAGCCGGCTGCTGCGCGCCGCGTCGCCGGTGCTCGACGAGCTGGCCCGGCAGCTGGCCGGCACCCGGTTCTGCGTCGTGCTGGCCGACCACGAGTGCCGGATCGTCGCGCGGCGGTTCACCGAACGGTCGGTGGAGCTGGCCCTGGAGGACATCAGCGCGGTGCCCGGCTGCCAGTTCCTGGAGGAGCGGACCGGGACGAACGCCCTCGCCACGCCGTTCGAGACCCGCCGCGGCGTCGCGGTCGACGGCGGTGAGCACTTCCTCGAGGCGATGAAGCAGTTCACCTGTTACGGCCACCCCCTGACGCACCCGGCGACCCGGCGCCTGGTCGGCGTCCTCGACATCACCGGGCCGGCGGGTGACGCGAACCCCCTGCTCGGGCCGTTCCTGCGCCGCGCGGTGTCGGACATCGAACGGCGGCTGCTCGACGGCGCGAAACTCGCCGAACAGCAGCTGCTGGCGGCGTTCCAGTCGGTGCAGCACCGGGCGTGCGCGGTGCTGGCGCTCGGCCAGAACGTGGTGCTGGCCAACACCGCGGCGACCGAGCTGGTCGACACGGCCGACCACCGGCTGCTGCAGGAGCTGGGCCGCACCCGGCGCGGCGTCCGGCGGATCCGGCTGACCTCGGGAACGCCGGTCGAGGTCCGGGTCGAGGCGGTGTCGGCGAACGCCGGCCTCCTGTTCGAGCTGGCCCCGGTCCGCCCGGCGAGCCCCGTGGTGTCCCGCCCGCCGGGCCCGCGCGAGCTGTTCCCGACGGCGGTGGAGGACCGCCTCCGCCACGCCGGCCGCGCTCGACGTCGAGTGCTCATCTGCGGCGAGCCGGGCGCGGGCCGGAGCACGGCGGCGCGGGTCGTCGCGGGAGAGGCGCCGGTGCTCGAGTTCGACGCGTCGGACGTCGTCTCGGGAGCGGCGTCCTGGTGCGCGTCGGTCGAGACCGCCGCCGGGGTGGACGGCTTGGTGGTGATCGACGGCATCCAGCTGCTGCCGCCGTTGGCCGCGGTCCGCCTGGCCCGGCTCCTGGATACGACCACCGCATGGTTCGCCCTGGTCAGCGGGCCGGCGTCGGAGCTGCACGGCGAGCAGGCGACCCTGGCGTCGCGCGCGCACCGCCGCATCGAGCTGCCGCCGCTGCGGGAGCGCCGCGACGAGATCCCGTCGATCGCGCGCTCCCTGCTGCGCGACTTCGGCGCGTCGTTGCGGCTGACACCGGGTGCGCTGGAACTGCTGGGTTCCCAGCAGTGGCCGGGCAACCTGCGCGAGCTGGCCGGAGTCCTGTCGGCGGCCGCCGACCGCCGGTCGGCGGGCGACCTGACCGCGGAGGACGTCGCGCCGGGCTGCGTGTCGACCGCACCGGGCGCGGCGCTGAGCGGCTGGGAACAGGCGGAGTACGACGTGATCGTCCGGACGCTGCGGGCGTGCGGCGGCAACAAGGTCCACGCGGCGAAGCAGCTGGGCATCAGCCGCTCGACGCTCTACAACCGGATGCGTGCATTGCGGGTCCGCTGA